One genomic region from Haloarcula taiwanensis encodes:
- a CDS encoding ABC transporter permease, which produces MMGDDSSTDPTPDGGVVAADAPGTRLHDGGTEGSTTTDAADESAFARLADSSLFTIARREYRLAVRSRWALGVALLFGLFTTAVVQFGASSVGPGRFDAVIATIAELGVYLVPLAALAVGYDAIVGADERGSLELLLALPVTKGRVVVGTAIGRAAVLSGAMLLGFVPGALLTVRYLGLASVGQYAAVALAAVLTACAMLGVAVLVSTVARTKTHALGAALAIWLWVALLHDLVALGAVAGFDLGSGAIAAAILLNPVDCFRVLALSQVDVVAGGFGSVLAQAGLTTPMVAAGLLAWVVVPVGVAAKLIERRRL; this is translated from the coding sequence ATGATGGGAGACGACTCCTCGACAGATCCGACACCCGACGGCGGCGTCGTCGCGGCCGACGCTCCGGGTACCCGGCTGCACGATGGCGGTACCGAGGGAAGCACGACCACAGACGCTGCCGACGAATCGGCGTTCGCCCGACTTGCCGACAGCAGCCTGTTCACCATCGCGCGCCGTGAGTACCGGCTGGCCGTCCGGAGCCGATGGGCGCTCGGCGTGGCGCTACTGTTCGGCCTCTTTACCACCGCCGTCGTCCAGTTCGGGGCGAGTTCAGTCGGCCCGGGTCGCTTCGACGCGGTCATTGCGACCATCGCGGAACTCGGCGTCTACCTCGTCCCCCTGGCCGCGCTGGCGGTCGGTTACGACGCCATCGTCGGGGCCGACGAGCGCGGCTCGCTCGAACTCCTGCTCGCGCTCCCGGTGACGAAAGGCCGTGTCGTCGTCGGCACTGCCATCGGCCGGGCGGCGGTGTTGTCCGGCGCGATGTTGCTCGGCTTCGTTCCCGGCGCACTGTTGACCGTTCGCTATCTCGGTCTCGCCAGCGTCGGCCAGTACGCGGCCGTCGCCCTCGCCGCGGTCCTGACCGCCTGCGCGATGCTCGGCGTCGCGGTACTGGTCTCGACGGTCGCACGGACGAAAACACACGCACTCGGTGCCGCGCTGGCCATCTGGCTGTGGGTCGCGCTGTTGCACGACCTGGTCGCGCTGGGGGCCGTCGCTGGGTTCGACCTCGGGTCCGGCGCTATCGCCGCGGCGATACTGCTCAACCCGGTGGACTGCTTCCGCGTGCTCGCGCTCTCGCAGGTGGACGTGGTCGCCGGCGGCTTCGGCAGCGTGCTGGCACAGGCCGGGCTGACTACGCCGATGGTCGCCGCGGGGCTCCTGGCGTGGGTCGTCGTGCCCGTCGGCGTCGCGGCAAAACTCATCGAGCGGCGGCGTCTCTGA
- a CDS encoding copper-binding protein — MIPLSHDSERVFAIGTAALLVLSVVAVGMASAGEADSARDSLNFDPDVPDTDSFTAPSAEGTATVDGETYDSAQAAVDAASPGDTVTLDGRFDETLVVTTPNVTLAGSGPGSALLHGDGDGDVLAVEARGVSVTGLWVRNSGYSTADNDAAIFVNASEVSVRDSRVTDMTFGIWLNGVDDTEIRSNTIVGREEIRQLTKRGNGIQIWKTEDSVIRNNDITTVRDGLYFNWAKDVNASENTMWDLRYGVHYMYSDDSNLRNNTAFDNDVGYALMVSKHLVIKDNVAVNNSGQSGHGILVKSIDDTDIRGNHLVNNENGLFVYNSVSNRIVDNLVVGNDIGVHIAAGSTDGTVTENSFIRNDRPVLAVMSDQVHWNESVGNYWSRANPTDIDDDGVGDTRYQPAGTVQQVTAEKPAARVFASSPAFDAVRLAESSVPVVQSPGVVDARPLTEPPHEDWRKYYERD, encoded by the coding sequence ATGATCCCACTGTCCCACGATTCCGAGCGTGTGTTCGCCATCGGGACCGCAGCCCTGCTCGTGCTGTCGGTCGTCGCTGTCGGGATGGCCAGCGCCGGCGAAGCCGACAGCGCCCGCGACAGCCTCAACTTCGACCCCGACGTGCCTGACACCGACTCGTTCACCGCCCCATCGGCCGAGGGGACCGCGACGGTCGACGGCGAGACCTACGACAGCGCGCAGGCGGCGGTCGATGCCGCGAGCCCCGGCGATACCGTCACGCTCGACGGTCGCTTTGACGAGACGCTCGTCGTGACAACGCCGAACGTCACGCTGGCCGGGAGCGGTCCCGGATCGGCGCTGCTACACGGCGACGGCGACGGCGATGTGCTCGCCGTCGAAGCACGGGGCGTCTCCGTGACGGGCCTCTGGGTCCGAAACAGCGGCTACAGTACCGCCGACAACGACGCCGCGATATTCGTCAACGCAAGCGAGGTCTCCGTCCGCGACAGCCGCGTGACCGACATGACCTTCGGTATCTGGCTCAACGGCGTCGACGACACCGAGATACGGAGCAACACCATCGTCGGCCGCGAGGAGATACGGCAGTTGACCAAGCGTGGCAACGGTATCCAGATATGGAAGACCGAGGACAGCGTCATCCGGAACAACGACATCACCACTGTCCGGGACGGACTCTACTTCAACTGGGCGAAAGACGTCAACGCCAGCGAGAACACGATGTGGGACCTCCGGTACGGGGTCCACTACATGTACTCGGACGACTCGAACCTGCGGAACAACACCGCCTTCGACAACGACGTCGGGTACGCGCTGATGGTGTCGAAACACCTCGTCATCAAGGACAACGTGGCGGTGAACAACAGCGGGCAGTCCGGCCACGGGATCCTCGTCAAGAGCATCGACGACACGGACATCCGCGGCAACCACCTCGTCAACAACGAGAACGGGCTGTTTGTCTACAACTCCGTCAGCAACCGCATCGTCGATAACCTCGTCGTCGGTAACGATATCGGCGTCCATATCGCCGCAGGGAGTACCGACGGCACCGTGACCGAGAACAGTTTTATCCGCAACGACAGGCCGGTCCTTGCGGTCATGAGCGACCAGGTCCACTGGAACGAGAGCGTCGGGAACTACTGGTCCCGGGCGAACCCGACCGACATCGACGACGACGGCGTCGGCGACACGCGCTACCAGCCAGCCGGGACCGTCCAGCAGGTCACCGCCGAGAAGCCCGCCGCGCGAGTGTTCGCAAGCAGTCCGGCCTTTGATGCCGTTCGGCTGGCCGAGTCGTCCGTGCCGGTCGTCCAGTCGCCCGGCGTGGTCGACGCCCGTCCGCTCACCGAACCGCCCCACGAGGACTGGAGGAAATACTATGAACGTGATTGA
- a CDS encoding ABC transporter ATP-binding protein, with translation MNVIEVDDVSKAYGDVQALDGLNLSVEQGTTLGVFGTNGAGKTTLFKLLVGLNRPDDGSVSVAGADPTGGTTVRERVRYLPEHAGFPPSLTGREILRFHARMRSVPREDRSHHVERILHTVGLADAADRRVGGYSNGMNRRLGLGTALVGEPAVLILDEPTAGLDPDGIRAFHEVVESLAAETDVTIVFSSHALGEIQRLCSEAVIIADGQVATAGPVEELRRAAADEVTVSLSLTSEAAASDVAGMLRDYEGASSVSRGGVDLTVTTAPTDAYDLLTAVGDKYDIDRFEVREPGLEAAFHEVVGAADGDERTGSDSTAAAAAEDSGGEPA, from the coding sequence ATGAACGTGATTGAAGTCGACGACGTATCGAAAGCCTACGGCGACGTGCAGGCGCTCGACGGACTGAATCTCTCGGTCGAACAGGGGACGACCCTCGGCGTGTTCGGCACGAACGGTGCCGGCAAGACGACGCTGTTCAAGCTACTCGTCGGGCTGAACCGGCCTGACGATGGCAGCGTCTCCGTCGCCGGCGCGGACCCGACCGGCGGTACCACCGTCCGCGAGCGGGTGCGCTACCTGCCGGAACACGCCGGCTTCCCGCCGAGCCTGACCGGACGCGAGATACTCCGCTTCCACGCCCGGATGCGCTCGGTACCACGGGAAGACCGGAGCCACCACGTCGAGCGCATCCTGCACACCGTGGGACTCGCAGACGCCGCGGACCGCCGCGTCGGCGGCTACTCCAACGGGATGAACCGACGGCTCGGCCTCGGCACTGCGCTCGTCGGCGAGCCGGCCGTGCTGATCCTCGACGAACCGACCGCGGGACTCGACCCCGACGGTATCCGGGCGTTCCACGAGGTTGTGGAGTCGCTGGCGGCGGAGACCGACGTGACTATCGTCTTCTCCTCGCACGCGCTCGGGGAGATTCAGCGGCTCTGCTCGGAGGCGGTCATCATCGCGGACGGACAGGTGGCGACTGCGGGGCCGGTCGAAGAGCTTCGCCGCGCCGCCGCCGACGAGGTGACAGTGTCGCTGTCGCTCACGTCTGAGGCGGCTGCGAGCGACGTGGCAGGCATGCTTCGAGACTACGAGGGTGCGTCGAGTGTCAGCCGCGGCGGCGTCGACCTGACTGTCACCACCGCCCCCACCGACGCCTACGACCTCCTGACGGCCGTCGGCGACAAGTACGATATCGACCGTTTCGAGGTCCGCGAACCGGGTCTCGAAGCCGCATTCCACGAGGTCGTCGGGGCGGCCGACGGCGACGAGCGCACCGGTTCCGACAGCACTGCGGCTGCGGCCGCCGAGGACTCGGGAGGCGAGCCGGCATGA
- a CDS encoding MBL fold metallo-hydrolase, with the protein MTVESDWDDWLPRAVESATPDGLAIWYLGCNGFIVKSSGGTTVFIDPYLGTGDPPRTVRMVPVPFNPEDITECDAVLGTHEHTDHVHGPSQAPILAGTGADYYTTDSGHDVIREEAWLENYSVTDDQLHEVTEGDTLDIGDVTVHVEPANDPDAEHPVSYVFEHDSGTFFHGGDARPGEFEAIGERYDIDVGVLAFGTVGMIDDKETGEPTRTQWYNDENMIIEAANELQLDTLVPTHWDMWKGMTTEPTVLHNHANSFAYPSALSIVEIGDRYDLD; encoded by the coding sequence ATGACAGTCGAATCTGATTGGGACGACTGGCTCCCGCGTGCGGTGGAGTCGGCGACGCCTGACGGGCTGGCGATCTGGTATCTTGGCTGCAACGGCTTCATCGTGAAATCGAGCGGCGGGACGACCGTCTTCATTGACCCGTACCTCGGTACGGGCGACCCGCCGCGAACCGTCCGGATGGTTCCAGTGCCGTTCAACCCTGAGGACATCACTGAGTGTGACGCCGTTCTGGGCACCCACGAACACACCGACCACGTTCACGGGCCGTCTCAGGCCCCGATTCTCGCCGGGACGGGCGCGGACTACTACACCACTGACAGCGGTCACGACGTCATCCGCGAGGAGGCGTGGCTGGAGAACTACAGCGTTACTGACGATCAACTCCACGAGGTCACGGAGGGCGACACGCTCGATATCGGTGACGTGACCGTCCACGTCGAACCGGCCAACGACCCCGACGCCGAGCATCCGGTGTCGTACGTGTTCGAACATGACTCCGGGACGTTCTTCCACGGCGGCGACGCCCGTCCCGGCGAATTCGAAGCTATCGGCGAGCGCTACGACATCGATGTCGGCGTCCTCGCGTTCGGAACGGTCGGGATGATCGACGACAAGGAAACCGGCGAACCCACGCGAACACAGTGGTATAACGATGAGAACATGATCATCGAAGCCGCGAACGAACTCCAGCTTGACACCCTTGTCCCGACCCACTGGGATATGTGGAAGGGGATGACCACGGAGCCGACCGTCTTGCACAACCACGCCAACAGCTTCGCATATCCATCGGCGCTTTCAATAGTTGAAATCGGCGACCGGTACGATCTCGACTGA